One genomic region from Croceicoccus sp. YJ47 encodes:
- a CDS encoding AAA family ATPase translates to MTDLRTIASVMGGEVKGNRACFPTPGHSKTDRGSWASLADSAPDGVLIHSTNGGDPLAIKDQLRAAGVLPPRLSENDNIPWHPPIAKAEVARDHAVRLGNGQRIVATFEFADGDGETIYRKHRIEPGRDGRAKEFAFDHLNASGGWVSGRGDDAVPYRLPDLVTAHRDLPIYMAEGEAKADKLASWGLLATSHKDWKSFEFSGYVKGRTVYILPDNDETGAREAVKAKEAIERAEGTAHIIELPGLPPKGDILDWAGTPDDLSKLIDNAIAGDDDWPALDLAACANEKAPARQWVIDGWVPANKATLLAGDGGVGKSLLAQIKATCVAFGRPFMGLKTKQANAAYVSWEDDADELWRRQESICEVLGIPMSSLSGRLSLVSYTEEENPFLVTADDSGLRVTPLGRKVERLVERHNVGLLILDNASQIAGIDHNAVEEVAPFAHWLGTLATRRNGAVVLLHHTNKAGQDYLGSVSYNNQFRSRMLLARPEDCENPDLRALTNPKANYAQAGSGITLQWFDGAFILEKEVPDDTRAEMAEVIKLNGENEAFLRCLRARMKTEGREVGPSIGPNYAPARFAEMTEAKGLRKPALARAMERLFHMGAITTEQVKRKGNDTKTIIVEAIPDASEPASEPLPNTTSEPIRTPFRTVPNTHPIYKYIPGAGPDGPRPPDEDDPYNVLNDPDGWVGECPAEHAARLERAKR, encoded by the coding sequence ATGACCGACCTTCGAACAATCGCATCTGTCATGGGCGGGGAAGTGAAAGGCAACCGCGCCTGTTTCCCTACGCCGGGGCATAGCAAAACCGATCGGGGCAGCTGGGCCAGCTTGGCAGATAGCGCGCCTGATGGCGTTCTGATCCATTCGACAAACGGCGGCGACCCCTTGGCGATCAAGGATCAATTGCGCGCGGCTGGCGTCCTGCCCCCACGGCTTTCTGAGAACGACAATATCCCCTGGCATCCGCCGATCGCGAAAGCTGAGGTTGCGCGGGACCATGCTGTGCGCTTGGGGAATGGGCAGCGAATCGTCGCAACGTTCGAGTTTGCGGACGGCGACGGCGAAACGATCTATCGCAAGCACCGGATCGAACCGGGCCGCGATGGGCGGGCAAAGGAGTTCGCTTTCGATCATCTGAACGCATCTGGAGGCTGGGTATCTGGCCGGGGGGATGATGCCGTTCCCTACCGTTTGCCCGATCTGGTCACGGCACACCGCGATCTGCCGATCTACATGGCAGAGGGCGAGGCCAAGGCGGATAAGCTGGCCAGCTGGGGCTTACTGGCGACCTCGCACAAGGATTGGAAGAGCTTCGAGTTCAGCGGCTATGTGAAGGGCCGCACGGTCTATATCCTGCCCGATAATGACGAGACGGGCGCAAGGGAAGCCGTGAAGGCGAAAGAGGCGATCGAACGGGCAGAGGGCACGGCGCATATCATCGAACTGCCGGGCCTTCCCCCGAAAGGCGATATTCTCGATTGGGCGGGCACGCCGGATGACCTGAGCAAGCTGATCGACAACGCCATTGCAGGCGATGACGATTGGCCCGCGCTCGACCTTGCCGCCTGTGCAAATGAGAAGGCACCGGCCCGTCAATGGGTGATAGATGGCTGGGTTCCCGCGAATAAGGCGACGCTGCTGGCGGGCGATGGCGGGGTGGGCAAATCCCTGCTGGCGCAAATCAAAGCCACCTGCGTTGCATTCGGGCGCCCGTTCATGGGGCTTAAAACAAAGCAGGCGAACGCCGCCTATGTAAGCTGGGAAGATGACGCCGACGAACTTTGGCGGCGGCAAGAATCAATCTGCGAGGTGCTGGGCATTCCTATGTCTTCGCTGAGCGGGCGGTTGTCGCTTGTGTCCTATACGGAGGAAGAAAACCCCTTCCTGGTTACGGCTGACGATAGCGGCCTACGGGTCACACCGCTTGGCAGGAAGGTCGAAAGGCTGGTGGAGCGGCACAACGTTGGGCTGTTGATCCTCGACAACGCATCGCAGATTGCCGGGATCGACCACAACGCGGTCGAAGAGGTTGCGCCGTTCGCTCACTGGCTGGGCACGCTGGCGACACGCCGCAACGGGGCGGTTGTCCTACTCCACCATACCAACAAGGCGGGGCAGGATTACTTGGGTTCCGTTTCCTACAATAATCAGTTCCGTTCGCGGATGCTGCTGGCGCGGCCAGAGGATTGCGAAAACCCTGACCTGCGTGCCCTGACGAACCCGAAAGCGAACTATGCGCAGGCCGGGAGCGGCATCACCCTTCAATGGTTCGACGGCGCTTTCATTCTGGAAAAGGAAGTGCCCGACGATACCCGCGCAGAAATGGCAGAGGTTATCAAGTTGAACGGCGAGAACGAAGCGTTCTTGCGGTGCCTGCGTGCCCGCATGAAAACAGAGGGGCGTGAGGTGGGGCCATCGATCGGACCGAATTATGCACCCGCCCGCTTCGCTGAAATGACAGAGGCAAAGGGCTTGCGGAAACCGGCGCTGGCGCGGGCAATGGAGCGCCTATTCCACATGGGAGCGATCACGACCGAACAGGTGAAACGCAAAGGAAACGATACGAAGACGATCATTGTCGAGGCTATTCCGGACGCTTCCGAACCGGCTTCCGAACCCCTTCCGAACACCACCTCCGAACCTATCCGAACCCCCTTCCGAACCGTTCCGAACACACACCCTATATATAAATATATACCGGGGGCTGGGCCTGATGGCCCCCGGCCCCCCGATGAAGATGATCCATACAACGTTCTGAACGACCCCGATGGATGGGTGGGAGAATGCCCTGCCGAACACGCTGCACGACTTGAAAGGGCAAAACGATGA
- a CDS encoding HNH endonuclease signature motif containing protein translates to MADWPYNTANWQKLRKAHLSIEPFCKGCAAMGKPYVIANTVDHVVPISDGGLAFPGHDGLTSYCPACHSAKTARGSEAGAIRSIKPRKGCDADGNPLDASHPWSGKSLRADPVGPPRNHKTQLVSKGKRNG, encoded by the coding sequence GTGGCTGACTGGCCCTACAACACCGCCAACTGGCAAAAGCTACGCAAGGCGCATCTGTCGATCGAACCGTTCTGCAAGGGCTGCGCGGCGATGGGCAAGCCATACGTCATCGCGAACACGGTCGATCACGTTGTGCCTATCAGCGATGGCGGGCTGGCCTTCCCCGGCCACGATGGGCTGACAAGCTACTGCCCTGCCTGTCACTCAGCGAAGACGGCAAGGGGCAGCGAGGCCGGTGCGATACGTTCGATCAAGCCGCGCAAGGGCTGTGATGCCGATGGAAACCCGCTCGACGCATCGCATCCGTGGTCTGGAAAATCGCTCAGGGCTGATCCAGTAGGACCGCCACGGAACCACAAAACTCAATTAGTTTCGAAGGGGAAGCGCAATGGGTAA
- a CDS encoding TorF family putative porin — translation MTAFTRRALGAALVVGTMMAGTAHAQDVAPPGPFEVSADVALVSDYRFRGVSQTDEEMALQGGISVSHESGLYAGTWASNLAGWGTFGGSNMELDLYGGYVFELENASVDVGLTWYMYPGGSDTTDFAEPYVKLGYGLGPADVLVGVAYAPKQEALANVAATPFSNGQKEDNLYIWGDLSTGIPNSPISLSAHLGYSDGNPGLGPNGTSIAPTGTYLDWSLGAGYALGPLTLSVAYVDTDISRAESAYLLPNFQNTKNGGSIADSQIVFGVSAGF, via the coding sequence ATGACCGCTTTCACCCGCCGCGCCCTGGGCGCCGCTCTCGTTGTCGGGACCATGATGGCCGGCACCGCCCACGCACAGGATGTCGCCCCCCCGGGACCGTTCGAGGTTTCCGCCGATGTGGCACTGGTTTCCGATTACCGGTTCCGCGGCGTTTCGCAGACGGACGAGGAAATGGCGCTTCAGGGCGGTATCTCCGTTTCGCACGAATCGGGGCTCTATGCGGGGACCTGGGCGTCGAACCTTGCGGGCTGGGGCACGTTTGGCGGCTCAAACATGGAACTCGACCTCTACGGCGGCTACGTGTTCGAGCTTGAGAACGCGTCGGTCGATGTCGGCCTGACCTGGTACATGTATCCGGGCGGCTCGGACACGACCGATTTCGCCGAACCTTATGTAAAGCTCGGCTACGGTCTCGGCCCGGCGGACGTGCTCGTCGGTGTCGCCTACGCGCCGAAGCAGGAAGCGCTGGCCAATGTGGCCGCCACGCCGTTCAGCAACGGGCAGAAGGAAGACAATCTCTACATCTGGGGCGACCTGTCGACCGGCATTCCCAACTCGCCGATCTCGCTCAGCGCGCATCTCGGCTACTCGGACGGTAACCCCGGCCTCGGCCCCAACGGCACCAGCATCGCGCCGACCGGCACCTATCTCGACTGGTCGCTGGGTGCGGGCTACGCACTGGGCCCGCTCACGCTCAGCGTTGCCTATGTCGATACCGACATCAGCCGTGCGGAATCGGCCTATCTGCTGCCGAATTTCCAGAACACCAAGAACGGCGGTTCCATCGCCGACAGTCAGATCGTTTTCGGCGTTTCCGCCGGCTTCTGA
- a CDS encoding metallophosphoesterase family protein, with product MFRKLGNLMGRSRDDASAPSVPAGRRVYAIGDIHGRLDLFDALIAKIRADDAARPAADTTIVLLGDLIDRGPDSAGVVERARELSQAGDMRAIIGNHEEMFLRALGDPDALRHFLKVGGKETILSYPVPNEAYRDATLDELCALLAQYVPDEHLAYLRAMETHVVIGDYLFVHAGIKPGVDIAEQSARDLRWIREPFLSHPGPHSHCIVHGHTIREEVEILPSPKRPHRIGIDTGAYSSGRLTAIGLEARERWFIEAALP from the coding sequence ATGTTTCGAAAACTGGGCAATCTTATGGGACGATCGCGCGATGACGCATCCGCTCCCTCCGTTCCCGCGGGGCGGCGGGTCTATGCGATCGGCGACATTCACGGCCGGCTGGACCTGTTCGACGCGCTGATCGCGAAGATCCGCGCCGACGATGCCGCCCGCCCCGCCGCGGATACGACGATCGTCCTGCTTGGCGACCTGATCGACCGCGGACCCGACAGCGCCGGCGTGGTCGAACGCGCCCGCGAATTGTCGCAGGCCGGCGACATGCGCGCGATCATCGGCAATCACGAGGAAATGTTCCTTCGCGCGCTGGGGGATCCCGATGCGCTGCGCCATTTCCTGAAAGTGGGGGGCAAGGAAACGATCCTGTCCTATCCGGTCCCGAACGAGGCGTATCGCGATGCGACGCTGGACGAATTGTGCGCTCTGCTGGCGCAATACGTGCCCGACGAACATCTGGCCTATCTGCGCGCGATGGAAACGCATGTCGTTATCGGCGATTACCTGTTCGTGCATGCCGGCATCAAGCCGGGCGTGGATATTGCCGAGCAGAGCGCGCGCGACCTGCGCTGGATCCGGGAGCCGTTCCTGTCGCATCCGGGTCCGCACAGCCATTGCATCGTGCACGGCCACACCATCCGCGAGGAGGTGGAAATCCTGCCCTCGCCGAAACGTCCGCACCGGATCGGGATCGACACCGGCGCCTATTCCTCCGGACGGTTGACGGCGATCGGGCTGGAGGCGCGCGAGCGGTGGTTCATCGAGGCTGCGCTGCCGTAA
- the nhaA gene encoding Na+/H+ antiporter NhaA, translating to MVIATKEVLNRTLKRFFDSEASSGILLIVVAILAMLVANSPLAHGYHDLFHGKLAWTPIPKLDTLHMWINDALMVIFFFVVGLEIKREVANGALSNPEARRLPVIAAFAGMAAPAAVFLLVIRSAGETGLTNGWAIPAATDIAFAMGVMGLLGNRVPSSLRLFLLTVAIVDDIGAVAIIALFYTANIKLLWIILSMVVLGVMIACNRFRIDRSWAYAILAIVLWFCVLNSGVHATIAGVLAAFTIPMRLDAKGDSPLLRFEHALLPWNAFLVVPLFGFANAGVELAGVGLAGALAPLPLGIAAGLVIGKQVGIFSAVTIADKLGLAKRPKGASIMQLWGTAVLCGIGFTMSLFIAALAFPRYPILVEEAKIGVLSGSLISALLGFALLRFAPGPRGDTEEEQETQAA from the coding sequence ATGGTAATCGCCACGAAAGAAGTGCTGAACCGCACGCTCAAGCGGTTTTTCGACAGCGAGGCGTCCTCGGGCATCCTGCTCATCGTGGTGGCGATCCTGGCAATGCTGGTGGCCAATTCGCCGCTTGCCCACGGGTATCACGACCTGTTCCACGGCAAGCTCGCCTGGACGCCGATTCCCAAGCTCGACACGCTGCACATGTGGATCAACGATGCGTTGATGGTGATCTTCTTCTTCGTCGTCGGGCTGGAGATCAAGCGCGAGGTGGCCAATGGCGCGCTGTCCAATCCGGAGGCGCGGCGCCTGCCGGTGATCGCCGCCTTCGCCGGGATGGCGGCGCCGGCCGCCGTATTCCTCCTCGTCATCAGGAGCGCGGGCGAAACCGGGCTGACCAATGGCTGGGCCATTCCGGCGGCGACGGACATCGCCTTTGCGATGGGCGTCATGGGCCTGCTCGGCAACCGGGTGCCCTCCTCGCTGCGCCTGTTCCTGCTCACCGTGGCGATCGTGGACGACATCGGCGCAGTCGCGATCATCGCGCTGTTCTATACCGCGAATATCAAGCTTTTGTGGATCATCCTGTCGATGGTCGTGCTGGGCGTGATGATCGCGTGCAACCGGTTTCGCATCGACCGGTCGTGGGCCTATGCCATCCTGGCGATCGTGCTGTGGTTCTGCGTGCTGAACTCCGGCGTGCATGCGACCATTGCCGGCGTCCTTGCCGCGTTCACGATCCCCATGCGCCTCGACGCGAAGGGGGACAGCCCGCTGCTGCGCTTCGAACATGCGCTGCTGCCGTGGAACGCGTTTCTCGTGGTGCCGCTGTTCGGGTTTGCCAATGCGGGGGTGGAGCTTGCCGGCGTCGGGCTGGCGGGGGCGTTGGCGCCCTTGCCGCTCGGCATTGCGGCGGGTCTCGTCATCGGCAAGCAGGTCGGGATTTTCAGCGCCGTCACCATCGCGGACAAGCTCGGCCTGGCAAAACGTCCCAAGGGCGCCTCGATCATGCAATTGTGGGGGACGGCGGTGCTGTGCGGGATCGGCTTCACCATGAGCCTGTTCATCGCCGCCCTCGCCTTCCCGCGCTATCCCATACTGGTGGAGGAGGCGAAGATCGGCGTGCTGTCGGGCTCGCTCATCTCCGCCCTGCTGGGATTTGCGCTGCTGCGCTTTGCCCCCGGTCCGCGCGGCGATACCGAGGAAGAGCAGGAAACGCAGGCCGCCTGA
- a CDS encoding VOC family protein has translation MTKFLHTMIRVTDIDATLAFFDLIGVHEVRRQESQGGRFTLVFLAAPGEEGIAEVELTWNWPAEDGSAPEVYTGGRNFGHLAYRVENIYDTCARLAAAGHTINRPPRDGHMAFVRTPDGISVELLQDGHLPPQEPWASMENTGSW, from the coding sequence ATGACCAAATTTCTCCACACGATGATCCGCGTCACCGACATCGACGCGACGCTTGCCTTCTTCGACCTGATCGGCGTGCACGAAGTGCGGCGGCAGGAATCGCAAGGCGGCCGCTTCACGCTCGTCTTCCTTGCCGCGCCGGGTGAAGAGGGCATTGCCGAGGTCGAGCTGACCTGGAACTGGCCGGCGGAGGATGGCAGCGCGCCCGAGGTCTATACCGGCGGGCGCAATTTCGGCCATCTCGCCTATCGGGTCGAGAATATCTACGACACCTGCGCAAGGCTGGCCGCCGCGGGGCACACGATCAACCGGCCCCCGCGCGACGGGCACATGGCCTTCGTGCGGACGCCCGACGGCATTTCGGTGGAGCTGCTGCAGGACGGCCATCTGCCGCCGCAGGAGCCATGGGCGAGCATGGAGAACACCGGAAGCTGGTGA
- a CDS encoding N-acetylmuramoyl-L-alanine amidase — protein MLSPNFNERTLPVSMVVIHYTDMPDVENAVDKMCNPDAAVSAHYCITRPGEVIRLVPETKRAWHAGKSYWRGHTDVNSASIGIELDNPGHTHGYVPFTEEQMQALILLLSGIIERHDVPRANIVGHSDVAPERKEDPGELFDWERLAKLRLALPRPAVKLGDPFDNDGAFYLALERFGYDITNGPAAVRAFQRRFRPERIDGVIDGQVRALLFALLLDRDRGNAR, from the coding sequence ATGCTGTCCCCCAATTTCAACGAACGCACCCTGCCGGTGAGCATGGTGGTCATCCATTACACCGACATGCCCGATGTCGAGAATGCCGTCGACAAGATGTGCAACCCCGACGCGGCGGTGAGCGCGCATTACTGCATCACCCGCCCGGGCGAGGTCATCCGGCTCGTCCCCGAAACGAAGCGGGCCTGGCATGCGGGAAAATCGTACTGGCGCGGGCATACCGACGTCAATTCGGCCAGCATCGGGATCGAGCTCGACAATCCGGGGCATACCCACGGCTACGTCCCCTTTACCGAGGAACAGATGCAGGCGCTGATCCTGCTGTTGTCCGGCATTATCGAGCGTCATGACGTGCCGCGGGCGAATATCGTCGGCCATTCCGATGTGGCGCCGGAGCGTAAGGAAGACCCCGGTGAGCTGTTCGATTGGGAGCGGCTGGCGAAACTGCGGCTGGCGTTGCCGCGACCTGCGGTAAAGCTGGGCGATCCGTTCGACAATGACGGGGCGTTCTATCTCGCGCTCGAACGGTTCGGTTACGACATCACCAATGGCCCCGCCGCCGTCCGCGCGTTTCAGCGGCGCTTTCGCCCCGAACGCATCGACGGCGTCATCGACGGGCAGGTGCGCGCGCTGCTTTTCGCATTATTGCTGGACCGCGACCGCGGAAACGCTAGATAG
- a CDS encoding glycosyltransferase, which translates to MWVAETGWVPAFFAGVDAIRLELLLFAGFWFCVGALDELLVDGVWAGLHLSGKARTPVLDAPLRAELSGPIALYVPAWREAQVIGTMLAHSLRTWPHRDLRVYVGCYPNDPATARAIAAIARADRRVRPAVVGHDGPTTKGDCLNAIWHAMVRDEIASARQYRAILLQDAEDMVHPDALTLVDEALDHADFVQLPVRPEPQSRSTWIAGQNWQTSQNQMLAAA; encoded by the coding sequence ATGTGGGTCGCAGAAACGGGGTGGGTGCCTGCATTCTTTGCCGGGGTCGATGCCATCCGGCTGGAATTGTTGCTGTTTGCCGGTTTCTGGTTCTGTGTCGGCGCGCTCGACGAATTGCTGGTCGATGGCGTGTGGGCGGGCCTGCACCTGTCCGGAAAGGCGCGCACACCCGTGCTCGATGCCCCGCTTCGGGCCGAGCTTTCCGGACCGATCGCGCTATATGTCCCGGCCTGGCGCGAGGCGCAGGTCATTGGCACGATGTTGGCGCATTCTCTGCGCACCTGGCCGCATCGCGACCTGCGCGTGTATGTCGGATGCTATCCCAACGATCCGGCGACGGCGCGCGCCATTGCCGCGATCGCGCGGGCCGACCGGCGCGTGCGTCCGGCCGTCGTCGGCCATGACGGACCCACGACGAAGGGCGATTGCCTCAACGCGATCTGGCACGCGATGGTCCGCGACGAAATCGCGTCCGCCCGGCAGTATCGCGCCATCCTCCTTCAGGATGCCGAGGACATGGTTCATCCCGATGCGCTGACGCTGGTGGACGAGGCGCTCGACCATGCCGATTTTGTGCAATTGCCCGTGCGGCCCGAACCGCAATCGCGCAGCACGTGGATCGCGGGCCAGAATTGGCAAACGTCGCAAAATCAGATGCTTGCCGCCGCATAG
- a CDS encoding histidine phosphotransferase family protein, translating into MADRDLTADCTHLASLLCSRLCHDLLSPVGGMINGVELLEDESDPGMREQCVTLLSQGARRASAKLRFFRLAFGVAGGFDSQLPSRHLQELVETLAGEARDVKVDWAVAVPTLPKPAAKVLLNLAMMGIEAMPRGGTLSVAAEETAEAHEIALRAEGQRVVFDAELGHALDGKIAAQDLSAHTAAAELVRLVATDSGGAVQHAISEGSLILGAVIPHD; encoded by the coding sequence ATGGCCGACCGTGACTTGACCGCAGACTGCACCCATCTGGCCAGCCTGCTGTGTTCCCGCCTTTGCCATGATCTGCTTTCGCCGGTGGGCGGCATGATCAATGGCGTCGAACTGCTCGAGGATGAGAGCGATCCGGGCATGCGCGAGCAATGCGTGACGCTCCTGTCGCAAGGCGCCCGGCGCGCGTCGGCAAAGCTGCGGTTTTTCCGGCTCGCCTTCGGGGTCGCGGGCGGTTTCGATTCGCAATTGCCGAGCCGCCACCTTCAGGAACTGGTCGAGACGCTGGCGGGCGAGGCGCGCGACGTGAAGGTGGATTGGGCCGTGGCCGTGCCGACCTTGCCCAAACCGGCGGCCAAGGTGCTGCTCAATCTCGCCATGATGGGGATCGAGGCCATGCCCCGCGGCGGCACCCTCTCCGTCGCGGCGGAGGAAACGGCCGAGGCGCATGAAATCGCCCTGCGCGCCGAAGGGCAGCGGGTCGTGTTCGACGCGGAACTGGGCCATGCGCTGGACGGAAAGATCGCGGCACAGGATCTGTCGGCGCATACCGCCGCGGCCGAGCTTGTCCGGCTGGTCGCGACCGACAGCGGCGGCGCGGTGCAGCATGCGATAAGCGAAGGCTCGCTGATTCTGGGTGCGGTCATCCCCCATGACTGA